Proteins co-encoded in one Populus trichocarpa isolate Nisqually-1 chromosome 10, P.trichocarpa_v4.1, whole genome shotgun sequence genomic window:
- the LOC112328967 gene encoding LOW QUALITY PROTEIN: 2-oxoglutarate and iron-dependent oxygenase domain-containing protein CP2-like (The sequence of the model RefSeq protein was modified relative to this genomic sequence to represent the inferred CDS: deleted 1 base in 1 codon; substituted 1 base at 1 genomic stop codon), with amino-acid sequence MESRVPYNLSEHYEQFGVVLDDSGLETMLEKLMDETIYVPCLEVSHLYSIRLYAYKFFFPRVGGLTLDSHHGSVVEYGEHMDIELEVFNVDDSEVTLNICLGEQFHGGDLFFHSVRCTKHVNTANQGYLNFQNQSAAVENFDYNHIPGXAILRHGRHGHGARATISGHQVNLVIWCRRYLFLLSSSLSTLSFA; translated from the exons ATGGAG TCACGGGTTCCATATAATTTGTCTGAACACTATGAACAATTTGGTGTTGTTCTTGATGACTCTGGACTGGAAACCATGCTTGAAAAGTTGATGGATGAGACTATATATGTCCCATGTCTAGAGGTATCGCATCTCTATTCAATAAGGCTCTATGCTTATAAAT TTTTCTTTCCTCGGGTGGGTGGATTAACTCTGGATTCTCACCATGGTTCTGTGGTTGAATACGGAGAGCATATGGATATCGAGCTTG AAGTTTTCAATGTTGATGACTCCGAAGTCACCTTAAATATTTGCTTGGGTGAGCAATTTCATGGTGGAGATCTGTTCTTTCATAGTGTTCGGTGCACTAAACATGTGAATACAGCCAATCAGGGGTATCTTAATTTTCAGAATCAGAGTGCTGCTGTT gaaaattttgattataacCACATTCCAGGATGAGCAATTCTTCGTCATGGTCGCCAT GGGCATGGTGCAAGAGCTACTATTTCTGGGCACCAGGTCAACTTAGTTATATGGTGCAGAAGGTATCTTTTTCTCCTATCTTCTTCACTTAGCACCCTCTCTTTTGCATAA